Sequence from the Bacillus thuringiensis genome:
CATCAGGGATTCCCGAATATGAGCAGGGGAAAGAAGATATTTCTCATGAAGAACTGATAAAGCGGATAGGAAATCAAAAGCGTATTGGTGGTCCAGGAGAGAAGTGGAAATATTCCGATTCGAACTATTCTATACTTGCCTACATTGCTGAGAAGGTAAGTGGACAACCGTTAGAAGAGTATATTAAACAACATATTTTTGCTACTGCTGGTATGAAACATTCTGGTTTCGGTAAAGCGTTAGAGCAAACAAGGTTCCCATCAACAGGTTATAAAATAGTAAATAACAATATGACAACACCTAATATTCCAAGTATGTCACAACTATATGGTTGTGGTGATATATATACAAGTGCACATGATTTATATTTATTTAATGAAGCACTCTTCTCTGGAAAGTTAATTTCAAAAGAGAGCTATGATCAAATGTTTACGGCCGTGAAAAAGGATTACGGATTTGGTTGGTATGTAGACCCGGGAAGTTACTCGAATCACGGTGTAATGCCAGGATGGAATTGCTTAAATGGATTTAGTAAAAATGGAAGTGTGTATGTCGTTTTATTATCTAACATTCAAAATAACATTAAATCGTTTGGTAACGTGAATAACGACATTTATTCGATGTTGCGAAATATTGAAGTGTAAGAGGCTATCCTTTTGGATAGTCCTTTTTTATTGAGGAAGTGTATGTGCAATGGGATAATGAAATAAAGTGAAAATTTAATCAGTGGGGTTTTCTTCATCCCCCACTGATTATTAGTTGAACCAATCGGGCTTTACGGACAGTTGATCCCCCACCTAACCTCTTTGCTTTCGCCGAATTTTGAGGTGGGGGTCTTACTGCCCGGCGAATAGCGGGGTAAATGGAAAAGGGGGAGGGATATGAGTATACATAAGCATCACGCACGTAATGCGAAACGCATTTTTTTTGTATCTGTCATTGTATGGATTATCGTCGCAATTGGATTAGTGATGGAATATAAAAAAGGGATGCTATTCACTTTGGAGAAAGAAAATCTGAAATTAATAGGTGTTGTACTACCGGCATTTGGATTATTAATATATGGCTTTATAGAAAAACAAAGATCAAAAATGCTCAAACAGGAAAATTATAATATAGAGACTTCTGAATTATTGGAGCAACAAAAATTTGTTGTTCGCAAAGAGGTAGGAGTATTTCAAGTAATTACATACTTTGGATTAGATGGAAATACAGTAGGGTTTTTAAAAGAAGAGTATGATTTTGTGATTCAAAGTGTATGGCAAGCTGTACTCTCTTTTCTTTTTAAGGGACTACATAAGCAACAATTTTATTTATATAATCACTCGGGAGAAAGGTTGTTACGTGTTCAAAAGAAGATGGGAGTACGTAATTTCTATGTTTTTTCTAATGTAGATGGAAAGAAAATTGGAGAGTTGAAACAAGTACTAAGTTTAACAAAGTGGGAATGGATTTTTTTAGGGGGGGATGGTAAAGAATTTGGTAAAGTGACTGGGGACCTTTCAGCAACAATGCAGAAAATAGACTGGCGAGATGGAACGCATATTGATGTGAAAGAAGATGGCATTCCATTAGAAGCTGTTAAGTATTTTTCGGTAAGCGGTGGTTCTCTTGTTACAGCTTATATAAGTGAACAGGCAGCATTACCAAGAGCGGTTTATTACAGTGTCTCTGCGATAGTTACAATTAAAAATTAAGATATAAAAAAAGATAGATGGGATACCATCTATCTTTTTTGTGTGATTAGAACATATTGTTTTGCTGAAAAATGTATGTCTTACCTATCACAAAAAAGTTTGTTTTGTATACATTAAGATGTATGGATGTATTTTTATAATTTAAAAATCATAGGAGGAGAAGTGTATGTGTCTGTTCGGTAAGTATTGGAAAAAGTTATCGAGATTGTTTAATAGACAATTAGATTATTTTTTAGATAATAAGTTATTACCTGCTGTGGAACGACTTTTATTTTCACAAAACTTCGCGAGATTTATTCAAAGAAACTCTAAGCAAGCTACGGAAGAATTTATTGAATCAAGCAGATTTCAATCTATTATTTGCAAAATATTAAAAGAATGTAATACATCACCTTTTAAAGAAATTGCAGAGCAGTATTTGGGTAAAAACGTAGAAATTACGGTGACAGTTGGACAGTTAGCAGGTGTTATTGTAGCAGTTGGTGATGATTTCTTAACACTGCAAGAAGGAATAGGAACAGAAGTTTTATTACCATTTACAAGTATTATATCAATTAAAGAAGCGTAAGAAAGGAGACTTATATATGTTATTTACTGATGAATTGCGTAACCATGTTGGTGAGTTAGTGCAAGTTGTGACAGCGGTCGAAATTGTTGCAGGTATTCTGTTATCTGTGACAGATGGGGCAGTAAGTGTCCGTACTTCTCCTTCTTATGGACCACCGGAAGATGTAGTTGTACGTATTCCTATTATTTCTTATGTTCGCTTGGAAGGGTAAGCGTGATACAAGTATGAGAGTATCAGTTGTAATTCCGGCGCATAATGAAGCGAGTACTTTATCACAAGTTTTAGTAGAAGTGGAGAAGTTGAAGCCATATGAAATTATCGTAGTAGATAATGGATCGACAGATGGGACAAAAGAAATAGCGTTCCAACATCATTGCCGTGTAATTTATTATAAATATTCTCTTGGCAATGATGTTGGAAGGGCGATTGGAGCAAGAGAAGCGAAAGGTGACATTGTTTTGTTTTTAGATGGTGACATCGTTATAGATAACAAAGAGCTGCAACGTTTCATAAAAGGAATTCAGCAAGGCCACCAAATTGTTGTGAATAATTTAACATGGTCTGTTTATTTAAAGATGAGACCGCATTATACGACAGTTGGCAAATATATGTTGAATCGTTATTTAAATAAAAAAGAGCTTGTTGTTGGATCTTTAATCGCAATTCCACATGCAATGAATAGGAAAGTTATTCAGAAGTTTGGTTGGTGGAATTTAGCGGATCCAGCACTATTTCAAGCGATGGCGATGTCTAGAGGAGTAGATATTGTCGATATGGCTTCGGTCGATGTCATTCATACAAATAAAGTGCGTCCTGTTCATACTGGCACATCACCTGGTTCCCCTTATCCAAAAGCGACTAGTCGTATTATGGGAGATCATTTACGTGCTTTGCAATACGTAATCGAAATATATGGTAAGCGTGGTGGCTTTTCGGAAGGAAATAGGGATAGAGGGTTTGTAGGAAAGTATAAACCAGTTTTATTACAAAAGAAAAAAGCGAAATATAGTGCGATTATCCCAGTATCAGAAGAAAAGACGACTATAAGATCTGTTATACAAGAAGTGAAAAAAGCAGGTGTAGATGAAATTATAGTTGTTGCGAATGGAGCGGACGTTGAGACAATTAAACAAGCAAAGTTAGAGAATATCATTGTTATTGAATTCGAGGAAGCGCTCGGACATAATGTAGCCCGAGCGATAGGAGCTATGCATGCGACGGCCGATATTTGTTTATTTGTCGATGGTGATTTTGCTATTCCGGGGAAAAAACTAATTCCATTTTTACATGCTATTGAAGATGGGAATGATGTGGCATTAAATGATTTACAGTGTTTATTAGATATGTTTCATCCGGCCGACCCAATTAGCATGGGAAAATATTTTGTGAATTTAGTAGCGAAACGACCAGATTTATGGAATAACTCATTAACGGCAGTACCACATGCTATGCATAAAAAGGTAATAGAGAAAATCGGATATGATTCTTTGATTATTCCACCATTAGCTCAAATGAAAGCTATTTTGGAGGGGTTCTCTATTACAGCGGTAGAATTTGTAGATGTTATAAAAACAAATCGAGTACGCCCAGAGCAACATGGATTTGTAAATGGGCGTATTCCAGCATTTGACCGTATTTTCGGTGATCAACTTGAGGCAATTGCATATTTATTGCAATCCACAGACGAGCGCGGAAGTTTTACAGATGGAGAGCGGGATAGAAATATCATTCAACAATTGAGAAAGGAAGAAGAGAATACAGATGAATGTTAGTAGTACAGTTGCCATTATCGGATTAGGATATGTTGGTCTTCCTTTGGCAGTTCATTTTGCAGAGAGAGGACATAGAGTAGTTGGATTAGATAAAGATACTAGAAAAATAGAATCAATTATAAAAGGAGAAAGTTATATCTCGGATGTTTCTTCTAAATTGTTACAAAGTTTATTGAATAGCAAAAGATTAATAGTAAATACACCGGATCAAGGTATTGCTGATTTTCAAAATAGTGATTACGTTATTGTCACTGTCCCAACTCCAATTAATGAACAAAGAGAACCAGACTTAAGTGCCCTCATTTCAGCTTCGCATTATATACAACAAAACCTTCAAAAAGGACAAACCTTCATTTTCGAAAGTTCCACATATCCAGGTACGCTCGAGGAAGTGATTATTCCGATTATTTCTCAAACAGGAAAAAAGGTAGGAGAAGATTATTATATTGGATATTCACCTGAGAGAATTGATCCAGCTAATAGTCAATATTCTGTTCAGGACATTCCAAAGGTTATTAGTGGACAAACTGAGCAGTGCAAACAAAAAGTACAGGATTTATATAGCACGATCTTCGATGTAGTTGTTCCAGTTAGCTCTCCAAAAGTAGCAGAAATGTGTAAGCTATTTGAAAATATTCAGCGCTTAGTCAATATTTCGTTAGTAAATGAGTTAAATACACTATGTGAAAGTTTAGGAATTGACTTTTATGAGGCACTTGAAGCGGCATCTACAAAACCATTTGGATTTACGCCGTATTGGCCAGGACCAGGGATAGGGGGACACTGTATTCCGGTAGATCCTTTATATTTCCAGTGGAGAATAAAAAAGAATGGAGAAATTAGTCAATTAATTGAGGCGGCACATGTAATTAATGAGGAAATGCCAGAGAAAATGGTCCGGAAAGTAAAAGGTGTGGTGCAATCACCTGCATCAGTTTTAATTGTAGGGGTTGCGTATAAGAAAGATGTAAATGATTTGAGAGAATCACCTGCGTTACCAATTATTCAATTACTAATTAAAGAAGGATACGAGATAAAATACCATGATCCATATATTTCTTCTGCCGAAATTGGAGATAAGGTGTATCAATCTGTTTCCTTGGATGAAAAAACAGTTAAAGAAGCAGATTGTATTTTAATTTTAACTGACCATTCGAATATAGATTGGAAGCTTTTTAAAGGAGTGAAGCGAGTAATAGATACACGTGGAATTATAAAGAAGGTGAGTGTATGAGTAAGAAATGTTTAATTACAGGTGGAGCAGGATTTATTGGATCGCATTTAGCCGAAGAGTTGGTGAGAAGAGGTTATGATGTCACGATTGTTGATAACTTCTATAAAGGAAAAAATAAATATCATGATGAGTTAATGAAAGAAATTCGGGTTATTCCAATAAGTGTTTTAGATAAAAATTCTATTTATGAATTAGTAAATCAACATGATGTAGTGTTTCATTTAGCAGCAATTTTAGGTGTGAAAACGACAATGGAAAAGAGTATAGAGCTCGTTGAAACGAATTTTGATGGAACGAGAAACATTTTACAAGCAGCGCTAAAAGAAAAGAAAAAAGTAGTCTTTGCGTCTACTTCGGAAGTATATGGTAAGGCAAAGCCACCCTTTTCTGAAGAGGGTGATCGATTATACGGGGCAACTTCTAAAATACGTTGGAGTTATGCAATTTGTAAAACGTTAGAAGAAACATTATGTTTAGGATACGCTTTAGAAGGTTTACCTGTAACGATTGTTCGTTATTTTAATATTTATGGTCCAAGAGCGAAAGATGGTCCGTATGCAGGGGTAATCCCACGATTTATTAGTGCGGCACTGCAAGGAGAAGACATTCTTGTATATGGAGATGGAAAGCAGACACGTTGCTTTACGTATGTAAGTGATGCGGTAGAGGCAACGATTCGAGCAATGGACGAGAAGGTAAATGGTGAGATTATTAATATAGGTTCTGAGAATGAAAAGAGTATAAAAGAAGTAGCAGAAGTAATTAAAAAGCTAACGAAATCTTCTTCAAAGATTGTTCAAGTTCCTTTCGAAGAGGTATACCCACATGGCTTTGAAGAAATTCCAAATAGAAGACCAGATGTAACGAAATTAAGAGAACTTGTTCAATTTCAAGCGAAAGTAACGTGGGAACAAGGGTTGAAAGAAACTATTAAATGGTTTCGTGAAGAAAACAATGGCTAAGTCACTATCGATTATTATACCTGTATGTAATGAAGCGGATACGATTTCAGATGTTATTCAATCGGCAAAAGGATTAAATCCAGTAGAGATTATTGTAGTAGCAAACGGCTGTAATGATGGTACAGAAGAGGTTGCTGATCGTTTAGGGTGTAAAGTAATCAAGTATACAGAGCTACTGGGTAATGATGTGGGCCGTGCAGTTGGCGCAAAACACGCGATAGGTGATGTATTACTATTTATAGATGGAGATTTTGCCATTCAAACTTCAAAGTTAAAATTATTCCTGAATCCAATTTTACATGATCAGGCGGATATTGTTTTAAATAATTTGGATGCATTATTTTTCAAGAAACAAAAACCGCACTCCGTGACAGTATGGCGTCAAATATTAAATGCAATGTTAGAGCGTGAAGAGTTAAAAATTGATTCTTTATTATCTGTACCTCATGCGCTGACGAAAGAAGTTGTT
This genomic interval carries:
- a CDS encoding glycosyltransferase family 2 protein; the protein is MFAWKGKRDTSMRVSVVIPAHNEASTLSQVLVEVEKLKPYEIIVVDNGSTDGTKEIAFQHHCRVIYYKYSLGNDVGRAIGAREAKGDIVLFLDGDIVIDNKELQRFIKGIQQGHQIVVNNLTWSVYLKMRPHYTTVGKYMLNRYLNKKELVVGSLIAIPHAMNRKVIQKFGWWNLADPALFQAMAMSRGVDIVDMASVDVIHTNKVRPVHTGTSPGSPYPKATSRIMGDHLRALQYVIEIYGKRGGFSEGNRDRGFVGKYKPVLLQKKKAKYSAIIPVSEEKTTIRSVIQEVKKAGVDEIIVVANGADVETIKQAKLENIIVIEFEEALGHNVARAIGAMHATADICLFVDGDFAIPGKKLIPFLHAIEDGNDVALNDLQCLLDMFHPADPISMGKYFVNLVAKRPDLWNNSLTAVPHAMHKKVIEKIGYDSLIIPPLAQMKAILEGFSITAVEFVDVIKTNRVRPEQHGFVNGRIPAFDRIFGDQLEAIAYLLQSTDERGSFTDGERDRNIIQQLRKEEENTDEC
- a CDS encoding nucleotide sugar dehydrogenase, with product MNVSSTVAIIGLGYVGLPLAVHFAERGHRVVGLDKDTRKIESIIKGESYISDVSSKLLQSLLNSKRLIVNTPDQGIADFQNSDYVIVTVPTPINEQREPDLSALISASHYIQQNLQKGQTFIFESSTYPGTLEEVIIPIISQTGKKVGEDYYIGYSPERIDPANSQYSVQDIPKVISGQTEQCKQKVQDLYSTIFDVVVPVSSPKVAEMCKLFENIQRLVNISLVNELNTLCESLGIDFYEALEAASTKPFGFTPYWPGPGIGGHCIPVDPLYFQWRIKKNGEISQLIEAAHVINEEMPEKMVRKVKGVVQSPASVLIVGVAYKKDVNDLRESPALPIIQLLIKEGYEIKYHDPYISSAEIGDKVYQSVSLDEKTVKEADCILILTDHSNIDWKLFKGVKRVIDTRGIIKKVSV
- a CDS encoding NAD-dependent epimerase/dehydratase family protein, with protein sequence MSKKCLITGGAGFIGSHLAEELVRRGYDVTIVDNFYKGKNKYHDELMKEIRVIPISVLDKNSIYELVNQHDVVFHLAAILGVKTTMEKSIELVETNFDGTRNILQAALKEKKKVVFASTSEVYGKAKPPFSEEGDRLYGATSKIRWSYAICKTLEETLCLGYALEGLPVTIVRYFNIYGPRAKDGPYAGVIPRFISAALQGEDILVYGDGKQTRCFTYVSDAVEATIRAMDEKVNGEIINIGSENEKSIKEVAEVIKKLTKSSSKIVQVPFEEVYPHGFEEIPNRRPDVTKLRELVQFQAKVTWEQGLKETIKWFREENNG
- a CDS encoding serine hydrolase domain-containing protein — its product is MDQEKNNANGKARRPIVYIKRTIILVLLFSLVYFMYTKIVVHNKKEETLKAAAEMKKQEELKKKEEKKKQEAQKQKQKEQEEQVKQAQAVEKPAEGPPQEINENAQLDQYLQKAGFSGTAVIVKNGKVLLNKGYGMANKEKQVPNNSETTFYIGSISKAFVATAIMQLKDQNKLNVEDTVAKYIPNFPQGNSIQLKHLLTHTSGIPEYEQGKEDISHEELIKRIGNQKRIGGPGEKWKYSDSNYSILAYIAEKVSGQPLEEYIKQHIFATAGMKHSGFGKALEQTRFPSTGYKIVNNNMTTPNIPSMSQLYGCGDIYTSAHDLYLFNEALFSGKLISKESYDQMFTAVKKDYGFGWYVDPGSYSNHGVMPGWNCLNGFSKNGSVYVVLLSNIQNNIKSFGNVNNDIYSMLRNIEV